In Vulpes lagopus strain Blue_001 chromosome 1, ASM1834538v1, whole genome shotgun sequence, a genomic segment contains:
- the BTNL2 gene encoding butyrophilin-like protein 2 isoform X1 — protein sequence MVDFPGYSLSGAVASFFLVLLTMRQPENWRVIGPTHPILARIGEDALLTCQLLPKRTAMHMKVTWYRSEPSTPVFAHWEGADVTEMQMEEYRGRVEVIKDGILEGKVTLKIKNIQPSDNGEYWCCIQENNYCQETSLLLKVTGLGSAPYIHMEAPVESRIQLVCTAKGWFPEPQVYWEDITGEKLLAASEHLIQYENGLFYVEATLVVRNDSVENVSCLIHNPILNEKKSSVISIPEKFQNELASLKVIGPSQPILVRVGEDIQLTCYLSPETNAQSMEVRWIQSHRYPAVYVYVDGEHVTEEQMSEYRGRTVLVNDAAEEGRLTLQIHNAIVSDDGQYRCLFEKDGVYQEASFDLKVVGLGSSPQITIKEQKDGEIELICSSEGWFPEPHVKWKDMEGKIIPAFSEVMTEGSHGLFHVETSLLVTNSSIVNVTCTISNPHLDEEKMATFSLSEPMMNFSWKIVLILVLLLAALVGLVRRKSCKKGSPDNFPTPRRFCNISKGKK from the exons ATGGTGGATTTTCCAGGATACAGTCTGTCAGGTGCAGTTGCCTCTTTCTTCCTTGTACTGCTTACCATGAGACAGCCAG AAAACTGGAGAGTGATTGGTCCTACACATCCTATCCTGGCCAGGATTGGGGAAGATGCCCTACTAACCTGTCAGCTCCTCCCCAAGAGGACCGCAATGCACATGAAGGTGACCTGGTACCGCTCAGAGCCCAGCACACCTGTGTTTGCACACTGGGAAGGAGCTGATGTGACCGAGATGCAGATGGAGGAGTACAGAGGCCGGGTAGAGGTGATAAAGGATGGCATTCTTGAGGGAAAAGTGACTCTGAAGATAAAGAATATCCAGCCATCCGATAATGGGGAATACTGGTGCTGTATCCAAGAAAATAACTATTGTCAAGAAACAAGCTTGCTGCTTAAAGTTACAG GTCTGGGGTCTGCCCCTTACATCCACATGGAGGCACCTGTTGAAAGTAGAATCCAACTTGTGTGCACTGCAAAAGGCTGGTTCCCAGAACCTCAGGTTTATTGGGAAGATATCACAGGAGAGAAGTTGCTGGCTGCTTCTGAGCATTTAATCCAATATGAAAATGGCCTGTTCTATGTGGAAGCCACTCTGGTGGTCAGGAATGACTCTGTGGAGAATGTGTCCTGTCTCATCCACAACCCCATCCTCAATGAGAAGAAGAGCTCAGTCATCTCCATTCCAG agaaattcCAGAATGAGCTAG CTTCCTTAAAAGTGATTGGACCTTCCCAGCCCATCCTTGTCAGAGTGGGAGAAGACATACAATTAACCTGTTATCTGTCCCCTGAGACTAATGCACAAAGCATGGAGGTGAGGTGGATCCAATCACACCGTTATCCtgctgtgtatgtgtatgtggatGGGGAACACGTGACTGAAGAGCAGATGTCAGAATATAGAGGAAGGACAGTGTTGGTGAATGATGCCGCTGAGGAGGGGAGACTGACTCTGCAGATACACAATGCTATAGTGTCAGATGATGGGCAGTACCGGTGCCTTTTTGAAAAAGATGGTGTCTATCAGGAGGCCAGTTTCGATCTAAAGGTAGTAG GTCTGGGTTCTTCTCCGCAGATCAccataaaagaacaaaaggacGGAGAAATAGAGTTGATATGCAGTTCAGAAGGGTGGTTCCCAGAGCCCCATGTAAAGTGGAAGGACATGGAAGGAAAGATAATACCAGCATTTTCAGAGGTTATGACTGAAGGCAGCCATGGGCTATTCCATGTGGAGACATCTCTATTGGTCACGAATAGCTCTATTGTGAATGTAACTTGTACCATTAGCAACCCCCATCTTGATGAGGAGAAAATGGCAACTTTTTCTCTCTCAG AGCCCATGATGAATTTTTCATGGAAGATAGTGCTTATTTTGGTATTACTTCTTGCTGCACTTGTGGGCCTGGTCAGGAGAAAAAGCTGTAAAAAAG GTTCTCCTGACAACTTTCCTACACCCAGGAGATTTTGCAACatctccaagggaaaaaaataa
- the BTNL2 gene encoding butyrophilin-like protein 2 isoform X2, translated as MVDFPGYSLSENWRVIGPTHPILARIGEDALLTCQLLPKRTAMHMKVTWYRSEPSTPVFAHWEGADVTEMQMEEYRGRVEVIKDGILEGKVTLKIKNIQPSDNGEYWCCIQENNYCQETSLLLKVTGLGSAPYIHMEAPVESRIQLVCTAKGWFPEPQVYWEDITGEKLLAASEHLIQYENGLFYVEATLVVRNDSVENVSCLIHNPILNEKKSSVISIPEKFQNELASLKVIGPSQPILVRVGEDIQLTCYLSPETNAQSMEVRWIQSHRYPAVYVYVDGEHVTEEQMSEYRGRTVLVNDAAEEGRLTLQIHNAIVSDDGQYRCLFEKDGVYQEASFDLKVVGLGSSPQITIKEQKDGEIELICSSEGWFPEPHVKWKDMEGKIIPAFSEVMTEGSHGLFHVETSLLVTNSSIVNVTCTISNPHLDEEKMATFSLSEPMMNFSWKIVLILVLLLAALVGLVRRKSCKKGSPDNFPTPRRFCNISKGKK; from the exons ATGGTGGATTTTCCAGGATACAGTCTGTCAG AAAACTGGAGAGTGATTGGTCCTACACATCCTATCCTGGCCAGGATTGGGGAAGATGCCCTACTAACCTGTCAGCTCCTCCCCAAGAGGACCGCAATGCACATGAAGGTGACCTGGTACCGCTCAGAGCCCAGCACACCTGTGTTTGCACACTGGGAAGGAGCTGATGTGACCGAGATGCAGATGGAGGAGTACAGAGGCCGGGTAGAGGTGATAAAGGATGGCATTCTTGAGGGAAAAGTGACTCTGAAGATAAAGAATATCCAGCCATCCGATAATGGGGAATACTGGTGCTGTATCCAAGAAAATAACTATTGTCAAGAAACAAGCTTGCTGCTTAAAGTTACAG GTCTGGGGTCTGCCCCTTACATCCACATGGAGGCACCTGTTGAAAGTAGAATCCAACTTGTGTGCACTGCAAAAGGCTGGTTCCCAGAACCTCAGGTTTATTGGGAAGATATCACAGGAGAGAAGTTGCTGGCTGCTTCTGAGCATTTAATCCAATATGAAAATGGCCTGTTCTATGTGGAAGCCACTCTGGTGGTCAGGAATGACTCTGTGGAGAATGTGTCCTGTCTCATCCACAACCCCATCCTCAATGAGAAGAAGAGCTCAGTCATCTCCATTCCAG agaaattcCAGAATGAGCTAG CTTCCTTAAAAGTGATTGGACCTTCCCAGCCCATCCTTGTCAGAGTGGGAGAAGACATACAATTAACCTGTTATCTGTCCCCTGAGACTAATGCACAAAGCATGGAGGTGAGGTGGATCCAATCACACCGTTATCCtgctgtgtatgtgtatgtggatGGGGAACACGTGACTGAAGAGCAGATGTCAGAATATAGAGGAAGGACAGTGTTGGTGAATGATGCCGCTGAGGAGGGGAGACTGACTCTGCAGATACACAATGCTATAGTGTCAGATGATGGGCAGTACCGGTGCCTTTTTGAAAAAGATGGTGTCTATCAGGAGGCCAGTTTCGATCTAAAGGTAGTAG GTCTGGGTTCTTCTCCGCAGATCAccataaaagaacaaaaggacGGAGAAATAGAGTTGATATGCAGTTCAGAAGGGTGGTTCCCAGAGCCCCATGTAAAGTGGAAGGACATGGAAGGAAAGATAATACCAGCATTTTCAGAGGTTATGACTGAAGGCAGCCATGGGCTATTCCATGTGGAGACATCTCTATTGGTCACGAATAGCTCTATTGTGAATGTAACTTGTACCATTAGCAACCCCCATCTTGATGAGGAGAAAATGGCAACTTTTTCTCTCTCAG AGCCCATGATGAATTTTTCATGGAAGATAGTGCTTATTTTGGTATTACTTCTTGCTGCACTTGTGGGCCTGGTCAGGAGAAAAAGCTGTAAAAAAG GTTCTCCTGACAACTTTCCTACACCCAGGAGATTTTGCAACatctccaagggaaaaaaataa